From Branchiostoma floridae strain S238N-H82 chromosome 5, Bfl_VNyyK, whole genome shotgun sequence:
CTTTCCAGACCCCCGACTTTCGGGGTTGAAGTCCATTGCTATCAAGCCCTGTGGAAATGTAACTTAGTAATTTTTGGTAGTCAAATGACTTTCTACATTCTCGTGATGAGGGCTcgtatgaaattcaagtgacaaaagtaacgcacactttgtaatttTGACGCCAAAACGaatgaaagttaagaatatacAGTGACAACACTGAAAAAGTAGCTTTCCAAACCCCCGGATTTTCGGGATGAAGTCCATTGTTAtcaagccctgtggaaaagtaactaagtaatttttggtagtcAAATTAGCCCAATTAGGTGTCGCTCTGTACATAGCGGGCGGCCGCCGCTGTTGTACCTCCCCCTACATGTATAGAGAGGCGCCTATGGTGCCTTCAACCGTCTTTATCTCACTGATGTGCAATATATGTGTCAGTGTTACTGTCTGCTGTCTGTATACGTAATCCAAGGCATCTTACACTGCTTATTGGATCTCTAAACGTTATTGCGGCCCGATATCAGCTATGCCGACTGTTTCTTCAATCCTGCTTGAAAAATGGCGTCCACTGGAATCCGTTGTTACTCACGTGAATTTCTCTCAAGTTTACGTCGAACGACCAACCCGATCCATCCACACGCTAAGAGGTCCCTGCTTGCTCATGTCATGATCATGGAGTACTTCGTCGCTGTGGGCGCCGGGGAAGTAAGGCAGGTAGAACTTTTATGAGAAACATCTGTACCATTGTTGGGCATCGCCCTCCCCATTCCCTACAAGGCGTTCTGTCATGCAAATCAGTTAGTGGTTTGCATTCCTaccgtcaacaacaacaacaggcaaAGGCACCTGCGTCCCGTCTTACATGATCACGTCATGTGCCCCATGCCCAATGGTATGCCAAGTATTTTGCTGACGAACACTCGTTCACTGGTAAAGCCCCgcttacaaatcaagaatttagctcggccgagttgtcagcgagctctaaattacgaggaggcatgaacctttgttctttgtcggcatcagggtcatacctcctcgtaatttagagctctcTGACAACTCGACCGAGCTaatttcttgatttgtaaacggggcttaaacAAACTTGACGAGTTTAGCCTTGTACTCTCCTCCTGTAGATCTGATATTGCTGTCGTAACTGAGACATGGTTTTCTGAGGAACTGCCAGAGGAAGCCACTGCTATTGACGGCTACAGTTTGTTCCGTAAAGACCGTCAAGGAAAGAGAGGTGGCGGAGTAGCTGTCTATGTAATACcaccctcacattaggcgcgaatcgatcggacgacgagtctacgagctctaatttacgaggaggcatgaccatgatgccgacgaagaaatggcagagttccccccttcccgtcagggtcatgcctcctcataatttagagctcgcagactcgtcgtccgatcgaatcgcgccaaATGTGAGGAGGTCTTAGCAACCGCGCGCTAACGTGCAAAACGTAGAAGCCGGCCACCTTTCGAACAAGACATTGTCACGAACTAACTGCTAGTAAATTCCTGTGGCCTCTCCACTATCATCTAATGAACCTGTCTACANNNNNNNNNNNNNNNNNNNNNNNNNNNNNNNNNNNNNNNNNNNNNNNNNNNNNNNNNNNNNNNNNNNNNNNNNNNNNNNNNNNNNNNNNNNNNNNNNNNNCTGgtagagatggtcgctagataGCTGGGGTGCGCCtcctccaattgaaaccccaaataaactgatACCTATGGGTTCTCTTTAGATTCAATAAGCGCATTTGTTAAGAAGTGAtgattgagaatcacagaatggGTGATCTAGTAATAGAGAACATTGGTAAAGAtcgtttgaaaatttgtttttcccagtTAGAAGAAAGCCTGTAGTATCGGCCTCTCGTGATTACGCCCCCCCAACCCACCCCACACACATATAATGATAGAGTCGTTCTGTCGTGCCCGGCCGCTTGTTCCCGGCTGTGGTGCCCACATATGGCTGGAACCGGGAGCACTCCTTCCCCAGATGCATATTCAGGCTTTCTTACGGTATGCGAATAGCGCCTTCTATCGGCGGTCATTGTACAACcatgaattgaaaaaaatgttttgcaggaATCAATATCAGAACAAACATTTAACATATGCATATCAATAGGTCATTTGTTATTTCACTTTGCACCATTGTATGTTTCTTTCTGATGAGAACCTCGTAAGATGTCAGACAGAACTTGTCGTTCCATGGTGATGTACCATAAATATTCACTAGGCGGCGCTTCAGTACCGTCCAATTGCTCGGCATTGACGGACATGATCGTATCATTGCTAGTTCAGATAAACAATATTGAAACCCGCAACTTTGTCACTAATACGTTAGAGACATGTTAATATACTCTACATAGGACTCACAACAAGAACTGTTCAAGTCATGGCTGCATACTGCACCGTGTACTAAAACAGCTCCGTAATCATGCATCAGTCCCATGGAATGTCCAtggcatctgtccttggtgctgaataaggTATTAGTTACCAGCATTCATGTCAATTATGATTATCTACTCCTCGCTTCACTATATACTATCACATAGATGATGCCAATACACTAGCATTCTTCAAGTGTCTGTAGGCTAGTAAAGGTCACTCGCACACTTTGGGCCTGAAACGAGATGTCATACAGATAAGAGACACTTGTGCGTAATCGACACACGTTGCAGCATTCCGAAATAAAAATTGCATCTTTTGATGTACAAACCGACGGAAACACCGTGGTATTTTCTCTATGTCGCCTTATTTCACAATAAGTATTTGTCAATATTTCACAAACTATTGCAATTTGGACGTGGTACGTTGTACCCCTTCAAAATTTTGACCATGATGTACGTAGCAAATATCATTCAGAAAATCCACCTATACACGTTTATGAAATGAGGTGAATGGCAGATTAAGATTATTTAGcgttatgaaatgaaatttagtCAAAGGAAGCCAAATATTAATATTAAAATTTCCAAATGAATTGCCGTTTCAACCAAGAAgccatacaaaaaaacaacagtagTGCTAAGTGTGAGTCGATGTAAGTTCTGATACCACAGTGAAGATGCAGATCAGAATGAAAGGACCGAAAATTTATTTATTAGATGAAATCATGTCACTGGTGGTAGCAAAGAATGGACAGGAAATAcctttttcaatgtattttttaatgaaagttAGGTACAACGGTGTCATTACAATGCACAGTTGAAATCTCGGTCACGTGTACGCCAGGTGGAGAACATGTGAAGTAGGGTGCAAAGGTCACGGTCATAGGTCGTTACCTTGGCTTTGTAGCATGTGACCGAAAGTCAGCAGAAAGTAAATGTTTAGAGTACCACGCACAGTACGTTCCATATTGTGTGACGGACGAACGCATCGTATCATCTTAGATACATTTTTGACAAAGCATCAAACACGATGGCGAGTAAGTTTCAAGCCTCAGATGACTTTGACGACCAGTTCCTGACGTGCCCAGTCTGTGTGTTACACTTCCGGGATCCCAGAATCCTGCCATGTCTGCACACATTTTGTAAGGGGTGTCTGGAAGAATGGGTCACCAAACAACAGCCGCTGGAGTGTCCAACCTGCCGCACACAGGTCAGTCTACCAGACCAAGGTGTGGACGGACTCAGGGCCAACTTCTACGTCAACAACCTGCTGGACTTCGCGGCGGCCAAGAAAGGGGCGGAGCCGGGCGTGCCGTGCCAGGTGTGCGAGGGAAATATGGAGGGATCAAAGTCTTGGTGTGCGGACTGCGCCATGTTGATGTGTGACTCTTGCACACTGTTACACCGAAAGTTTCCATCTTCGAAAGATCACGAAGTCACCACAGAAGAGACTCTAAAGGCAGAGGAGGGTAGAAGCAAATTTCATCGCAAACGACACTGCGACAAACACAAGAAGTATGAACTGGAATTCTACTGTGAGGTCTGCAAGACTTTGGTCTGTACCGCATGCACCGTGGTCGACCATCGGCCGGGCAAAGATCACAATCTGGTAGAAATCGCTACCGTTGCTCAGAGAAAGAAAGATACGCTACAAGGACTGCTGCAAGACATAGACCCGCGTCTGAAGGAAATAGAGGCCTCTGTCAAGGAAGTTGAAAGAAATATGTCAAACTTAATGCCTTCGAGAGAAGAAGCCACAAACCAAGCCAACGCATATTTCAACAAACTTGTTGACCTTCTGCGAGAGCGTGAAAAGCAATTCGTCATCCAGATTGACGAACAATGCCGAGCCGACGGCAAAGCTCTACAGACAAAGAAGGAAGCGATAGAGTTCGAGTTGGTCGGACTGACGAGTGCACGAACGTTCTGTCAACAAGCTGTAGAACACGGAAGTGACGTACACGTTGTGGAGGTGGGGCAAAAAGTACGGCATAAGACGCTACTCTACGGAAGGTAAACTTCTGAACACGTTCCAGCCGGACTGTATGAAACATCCACTCGGAGTTGCAGTTCTGCAGGACGGCCGCATGGTGGTGGCGGACAACAAACAGAAGTCGTGTCTCCTCCTTCAGCCTGACGGCAGCCTCATCCGGGAGATCGGCAAGGGGCAGTTACGCAGCCCGTACTTCGTGTCGGTAGACGAGTCGCGTGATGTGTTGTTCGTCACAGACAACAGCGCACACAAAGTATTCGCGTTCAACCTTGGCGGGAAATTGTTGTTTGACTTTGGCAAGCAAGGGGACAATGATGGCGAGATGAAAAATCCCCACTGCGTAAGGGTAGACCCGGCAGGTAACGTCATTGTGGGTAACGCCGGTGACGGCCGTGTGCAAGTGTTTCGTCCTGACAGGACTTTTAAACAGAAAGTGGCAACAGTTGAAGGTGGCTATGCTAGTGGAATCGCTCTTACTCCTGATGGTAACATAGTTGTGGCATGCTCCCAGGGACATTGTAtggaaatttacatgtacaagtgatcTGAGATCTATCGGAACAACTATGTAACATCCGCATTGTGCTTTTTATTCATCTTGTTAGTGTTGTTCTTTTTGGTCTTGCGTAAATTGAATGATGAGTCACGGGCTAAAATTTGGTATGTTTTTAAATCTTCCAACATTGTTTTCTTCCTGTTAAGCTTCACAAATGATATTTCAGTGTATACTTGGTAGAGTTAATTTCGCTGGCTGCATGAATGTCGGTAGCAACTTGCAAGAGACACTGTCTAGATCTGTACAAAATCATGAGATGTGTTGTTAGTCCGAGTTTGTCTACCAAACAGCATCATTTATGGTGTCTTCCTTTGTAACTGATCAGCACGTCTATTGTAAACACATGTAGTACAGGAACCAAAAACCAACATATATTACATCGTACGATAGTGTATTAGTTTGATTACAGTCGCTAAATCATAGCTTTAATTTTCacgtttcttttttgtttaGAAAGTTAAGTATGAATATTGCCTCATGCATTCAATTATGTCAAACAGTTACGAAGAGATTATCATTCAACGATTTATTTGAGtagaaaacaaatttaaaaaaaacatatgttgaAAACCAATTGCTAGTGGATTCATTTTCGTAGTTATATTTAGTTGCGTTGCACTTACTATACCAATTCACTCAAGCTCGCTAAAAAGCTTCCCTTGATAATTGTTATTGTGGacagaaattcaaaataaatGTTTGTCTGTTGTGTAACTTCAACCGTAGTTCTGTTTGAATATCTCCTGAATTGTAATTTATTCGCTATTTGGCTAGGCATGTCTTTCATTGTTAAACATTTCATATATCAAAGTCCATATTCCAAAAAGAAACGACTGATcatgaagcaactggatatggttctgaaaacggtcaaacgttttaggtagcatccactatattttgtcagtgacactgagcagatctaTTGAAGGGTAGTTTTATGCCCTTATCATGAATTGATGTGCAAAGGAATTGAAGACAAATACCACCTCAATTCATAGTAATGGTATAAAACCTGGTCTTCaacagatctgctcagtgtcaccAACGAAAGATGTTACCTGAAACGCCTGgccgtttcaaaatcatatccagttgcttgaataagtgctctttggcgtatcttattacctggatgtctaacctacatcgacgtaccaAAGTCCTCATAATTTGCGTTTAGTTCACAGCCAACCATTTCTGGTAAGTGCAGTGTAtaaacgtgacgtcatcagtgTGCAGCATTTTAGCATAATGAATGTAGCTATCTAGGTTACAAACTACTACCATTCAAAAAGCCATGACCAAATTAAAGCATGTAAATACGTCGAGGTTGCAAAACTGGAtattccgctgcagtaccgtaacaagctgctaggggcccaaaatcttatcATTCCAACTTCTCATCAAGACCAAATAACAAATATGATATACAattcatccaggcgttctcgagttataaTGTTCATTCGCataccaacacacacacacacacacacacacacacacacacacacacacacacacatgtgaagAGAAATCCAAATTAATTGTTCTACTGTCTTCTGTATTGGTGATATACATGAATCGTCCAAACGCAATACTGGTTAATTGCTCATAAACGATGGGCGAAACGAAACGTCAGCTATTTCTCTAACACTTTGCCTATTATCCTCGGTATAGAAGTACGAAATATGTTCTCTACTAACGGTAAAATTAAGTTCAAATTTTCCATTCACATTTTATTTGGTACTTTGAACGGTGTCCATTTCCGTTTCTAATCCCCTTGAATCTACTCTGTGCAAATACTATCATTCAATTTGGTTAACAGAGTCTGTAATAATGTCCTTCCCCTTAATGGCCGCCATATCGATGGACAGACGTCCGTATCTCTCCCTGAAGCAGCACAACATGGGGATCACTACAAAGGTCGCACCGAGGGTGGTCCAGTTCACCCACGTCACTCCTGTAATCAAAGCGATTAGGTGTAAGAAAATGTCGTGTGGTAATAAAACAAAGATCAGTTGATACATACAGCACTTGATATGTGGGTGAAATCTTTTCATATATTTGTAGAATACCTTGCACATTTGCCGTGTTAATTAAGTAAACggtaataaagaaaatatgcGAACTATTACCGGATTCCactagattttttttagaatgttGAGAGATAACACAGTTCCAAACATTGGGCAGGTTTCTACTCAAAATGAAGTGATGTTTTATGTCAAAACGGAATGAAGGTCgccaagtttgtttgtttttaaatcgGTGAGTTAATATTTTGTGTTGCTGAAAAAGTTATTTTTGACAAAGACATATATGATGGCATCATATTAGAACCTTGAAACTGATACTAACATGTAAAGAATAAAAATACGTTCATTTGGCAAAAACAAGTTTGCTGCAATATGAAATCTAAGAGGTTTTAAGCAGGTtgaatgactaaacacacagaatatggtatacccAGCAAGATATtcgttatttttgttttttgatATCTCTTCTCTAACTCTCTAACTTTAGAATTGACTTTGGCCTTCTACGACATTAGActccgttttccgatatttttttggcaatttatTGCATAATATTATACGTCCTCATTTCGAAGCTGTTTTTTACGATTTACAGACAAAATTTAAACAGACGAAAATGTAGATATGTGctcgtggatgtcatccatataattgaatcaacatggcctttccTAGCCCTACAATAAAAATACACTAGCTTTATAGACAGGGCTTTCAGAAAGTGTTGTTCTTACCAAGAAATGGTATCATCGGAAGGAAAAGCACCAGTAGACAGAAGATGTAGTACACCAGAGTCAGCACCATGGTAGTGATGCCCTCCGCTACAGGATAGGTGAGCTCAGCGGACATCTCGTAAAATATCGGTGCCGAGCCGCTCAGGCACACTTGGGTCAGGGAGAAGGTTGTGTACAGCGAGGCTTCAcgtgcaaacaaataaacaaacaaagaaacaaacaaacattatttgTTATACTGTGACAAGACACTATAAATATAAGACACTATAAGTATAATACAGAAGACTAACTTTTTGAAATCAACACGAGAAGCGTGTAAAACAGAATCGCGGTTTGACCGAACAATGGCTTTCAATTATCTGTTGCTCATACTATTGTTTATATGAAGATATGCTGTATATGCTGTATGATGATCAAGATTTCGAAATGTTTTGTAGTTGTCCTGTGTAAGTTAGCCTTTTCTGGCGCTTTAATGAAAGTAAAATATGTCAAGACTGACGTATATgatctacaaatgtataacactcatttgttgttgctgttaacGTTGATAGTATGATCCTACTGCTGCTGTTGGTCTTTAtataaaaatggtaaaaattgCAAGGAAACAAATTGCAACAGGCCCATGTTTTTTCAGCTACAAGATATAGTACTGTTCTTATGGTTTTTGTATTGAATTCTTTATATGAATAAAGTTTTTAAAatataacaaaagaaaagaaagaaataaaaagctGTTTGCGTACCCATGTTGAAGGGAATGAGGCTAACGTTGACCATGAAGGTGAACCACAGCATGGTGCCGGCCTGCAGCAGGGCCAGCAGCACCAGCATCAGCTTAAAGTGGCCGGCAAAATAGTCTCCCAGTCTGGGAGAAACAGtagataaagtttattgcaagttcttgcccgagggctaattgcaagtgacaaaaatgacagacaaacaatggtaaacagtatattAGTAAGCGACCACTCCAGTATAAAGTCGACAAactgtaacttattgggtttgacttctttttctgagataGTAGAAGACAAAGATCCCACCTtatctgtaatgtgtgggttttgtgatgttaagagTAGACTTGATTTCTTTCTTTCGGTGACCAGCCCCCCATACTGTCCTGCCACTCTGCTACATATAACATAATGTAATAGACCACCACAGGTTGCCTGtcaccagtaaccatggtgacagctgtctggtccaggtcattgattttttttagaagaagaagaagagaagggGCAAAAACAATGGGTTTCTCTTGTGTGAAGGTCACACAATATTGCTATATTGCACGTGCACGTACCTTGCCAAGACGAATGAAGAAGCACAGCCGATCAAATTTCCATAAAACCCCACCCAGCCGGCTTGGACCTATAACGATATTGCATCCTAAATCACATAATTCAAACAGTAGCAGCAGCACGGTAGCAGAAAGCAGTAGTGTACTCcatataacatgtacatttaaaataTCTCAGATCTCTATATATAGAGAGACAATCCTGCTgctggtacattttttttatcaaacgcCATCCATTCTAGCATAGAGTGCAGggcatgacaacaaaaacaaagcaaaaacaaaatagcgatatatagtatactagtagtacgtCCAACCCTATTGACTTTTAGGGTCTTCTAAGCGTTGCAGTCAAGTATGGACTTTGTGCTTTTCGTCAAGAAGTATCTTATTGCAAGGCAGTGATTTATGAAATTTTGTTAACGTCATGATGACGCCATCGACAACCGCGCCAATTTTTAGAAAAAATGCTTTTCCTTACTTGTACTTCAATGTTTTCTCAATGATATTTGTATGCAAAGTGACGTCGAAGAAGTATACCTGAGTGACGTTATACGGAGACACGTTGACGTCCAGAATGTTGCCCCACCCCCCGAACGTACCCTGCACCATCCCGTAAGACAGGCACACCAGCCAAAATGTACCGTTCCTGTACAGATTTTTCAAGGCAACAAATGAAATCAGGAAAAAGTGCATCATGATTGCATGTATCAATCTTCAAAACATGAGAGGCATTagtccagtgtcactgacaaagcGTATTGTGTGAACTAGGAGCCCGCgactctatatgtatatatatgaccTCCAATCAAATGTACGTTTGAGCTTAGTGTTTTGTGGTATGTTGTGGTCAGTGTTTTCATCTTTTAGGGGAAAGCGAGGATCTAAACATGCGGGCCAATGCAAACGCGTACGAAACCCACTGAACACGCGAAGCCGGgacctacatctgcttggaaattataCTAATCATTATTGGCACAAAAACGTGCCAACACTTTCGCAAGGTCTTCTACAATTTTTCATATACAATAGTGGCTACAAATGAATTAACTTACGTACATGCACACAACTTACATTGATAAATAGATCAACATGTCGAGTCAATGTATCGTTTACATTACTTGTTCGACTGAGTTCTAAACATTCATTCTTTGTACATAGTAGTGGTTATCTTCTCTTAGACTACAACTGAATGTACACTAAACATACATTATATAGACGCAAGGTACTTACGTTACCAACCCTTTTACTCCTGACACGAAGTTGAGTCTGCTTATGGAGGCAGACAGACTGGGCGGAG
This genomic window contains:
- the LOC118416134 gene encoding tripartite motif-containing protein 3-like; amino-acid sequence: MASKFQASDDFDDQFLTCPVCVLHFRDPRILPCLHTFCKGCLEEWVTKQQPLECPTCRTQVSLPDQGVDGLRANFYVNNLLDFAAAKKGAEPGVPCQVCEGNMEGSKSWCADCAMLMCDSCTLLHRKFPSSKDHEVTTEETLKAEEGRSKFHRKRHCDKHKKYELEFYCEVCKTLVCTACTVVDHRPGKDHNLVEIATVAQRKKDTLQGLLQDIDPRLKEIEASVKEVERNMSNLMPSREEATNQANAYFNKLVDLLREREKQFVIQIDEQCRADGKALQTKKEAIEFELVGLTSARTFCQQAVEHGSDVHVVEPDCMKHPLGVAVLQDGRMVVADNKQKSCLLLQPDGSLIREIGKGQLRSPYFVSVDESRDVLFVTDNSAHKVFAFNLGGKLLFDFGKQGDNDGEMKNPHCVRVDPAGNVIVGNAGDGRVQVFRPDRTFKQKVATVEGGYASGIALTPDGNIVVACSQGHCMEIYMYK